The genomic window ACCCAGCGCTGAACCCACATGTTGTTAAATCGCGGCCGGACCGGATAAGCCCCGGGGCCGGGGGTATAAGCCAAGCCCCCCGGCTCGCCGGAGCCGGGGCGCCTTCTTGGTACGCCCCCCGGGGATCGAACCCGGAACCTACGGATTAAGAGTCCGTTGCTCTACCAGCTGAGCTAGGGGCGCAAAAGCCTGGGGTGGGAGACCGGACTCGAACCGGCGACCACTTGATCCACAGTCAAGGGCTCTGCCAACTGAACTACTCCCACCAGAGCGCACCGATTCTAGGGTGAAAACCCCGCAAAGTCAAGAAGCGACGCTCTTGACGCGGATTCCTCCACAGGATACGCTAATGCTTCCATCACCCCTGGAGCGGGCGGGAGCCTATGAGGTGTCCGAGATGCGGGAGCATGGACGACAGGGTCGTCGATTCGCGCATAGTCAAGGAGGGCCGGGCCACTCGCAGGCGCCGGGAATGCCTCGACTGCGGCTACCGCTACACGACCTATGAGTTCATCGAAACCAGCTATCCTTCGGTGGTGAAGAAGGACGGCAGGCGCGAGCCGTTCGACCCCGCGAAGCTCGAGAAGGGCATAGCGCGGGCCTGCGAGAAGCGGCCGGTTTCGGCCAAGCAGGTCAAGGACATAGTCGAGAAGCTCACGGCCGCCGTCGCGGAGGAGTTCCCCGACGAGGTCACCTCCGACCACATCGGCGAGTGCGTGATGGAGCTGCTGAAGACCGTCGACGAAGTGGCATATGTCAGGTTCGCGAGCGTCTACCGCAAGTTCAGGGACGTCGCCCAGTTCCGCGAGGAGCTGGACGGCCTCCTGCGGTCGCGCTAGGAGCCTGCGGGCTACCTCCGGCAGGGCACTTTACTTATGAATGCCTCTGCGTTTTACGCTCCCCGGAATCTGCCCGGACATACCGGTGGGCACTTCTCCCCAAGGACCGATCGATCAGGAGGGTCATGACCAGACTGAGGACTTTCCCGGGAGGCGCGCACCCGGACGAGTGCAAGGAACTGGCCGAGAAACGCGCGGTAAAGCGAATCCCGGCGCCTGAGACCGTCAGGGTCGCTCTCTGCCAGCATCTCGGGGCTCCGTCGACGCCCGTCGTCAAGAAGGGCGACAAGGTGACGAGGGGCCAGGAGATAGGCTCGCAGAACGGCTTCATCAGCCTGCCCACCCATTCCCCCGTGAACGGGACCGTGGCCGGGCTCGAGGAGGCCCCCCTGCCGCATCGCCGATCCGGCCCGGTCGTCGTCATAAGCACCGAGTCGGAAGGGGGCGGTCCCGCCTTCGAACCCTGGCCCGACTTCGAGTCCCGCACGCCCGCCGAGCTGATCGAGAGGATCAAGCTCGCCGGAGTCTGCGGAATGGGCGGGGCCAGCTTCCCTACTTACGTCAAGCTCTCGCCACCGCCCGGGAAGAAGATCGACACTCTCCTCCTGAACGGAGCCGAGTGCGAGCCCTATCTGACCGCCGACCACAGGCTGATGATCGAGAGGACGGAAGATGTGGCCGCCGGCATGAGGATCCTCGCCCGCGCCCTCTGCGTCGACGATCCGGCCGTTGGCATCGAGGACAACAAGCCCGATGCGATCGAGGCCTTCGGGAAGGCCGGCATCAGGGTCGAGGTCCTGCGGGTGAAGTATCCGCAGGGCGCGGAGAAGCAGCTCATCAAGGCCGTCACGGGGCGCGAGGTCCCGGTGGGGGGCCTCCCGCTCGACATCGGCGTGGTCGTGCAGAACGTCGGCACCGCCGCGGCAGTTGCCCAGGCGGTGCGCGACGGCGAACCGTCCCTCAGGCGGATCGTCACGGTGTCGGGCGGCGGTGTGCGCGAGCCCGGCAACTTCGACGCCGCAACCGGCACCCCGTTCTCGGCGCTCATCGCCGAGGCGGGCGGGTACGGCGACGACGTCGCCAGGCTGCTCTCCGGCGGTCCCATGATGGGGCTCGCCCAGTTCACCGACGCCGTCCCCGTGACGAAGGGAACCAGCGGCATCGTGGCGCTCACCTCGAAGGAGGCCAGGCGCCTGACCGAGGGGCCCTGCATCAAGTGTGCGAAGTGCGTGGACGCATGCCCGATGAAGCTTGTGCCGTGCCTTATCGCAGCGAACTCCGAGAACGAGAAGTGGGCCGCGGCCGACGAACTCGGCGCACTGAACTGCATGGCCTGCGGCACCTGCAGCTTCGTCTGCCCCAGCGACCGCTTCCTCGTCCACTACATCAAGCGGGCCCAGGACATGATCCGGGCCTCCAAGAGATCGAAGGAGGCGTGATGGCCGAGGCGAGGACCTTCCAGCTCTCCATGTCGCCGCACTTCGGCTCGCCCCAGTCCACGCGCAGGGTGATGTACGACGTGGTTATCGCCCTGCTGCCTGCGCTCGCGGGGGCCGTGTGGCTGTTCGGATTCGGGGGGGCGCTGCTCCCCGTGCTGCTCTCGGTCGCCGCAGCGGTTGCGGCCGAGTTCGTGTGCCTGAGACTCATGGGCAGGAGCACCTCCGCCGCTCTGGACGGGAGCGCGATCGTCACCGGCATCCTGCTGGCCTACAACGTGCCTCCCGGTGTGCCCTGGTGGCTCCCCGTGCTGGGTTCCGTCTTCGCGATCGTCGTAGGCAAGCAGGCTTTCGGAGGCCTCGGCAGCAACCTGGTAAACCCGGCGCTCCTGGGCCGCGCCTTCCTGATGGCGAGCTTCCCCGTGCTCATGACTGCAGGCTGGAGTGCGCCGTTCGAGTGGAGGAACCCCTCTGCGGGCTTCGGCACCAGCGGCATACCTGCCGCGCAGGTGTCGGCCCTCCCGGAAGCCGACGCGGTGACTGGCGCCACGCCGCTGCGTGCTTGGAAGGACTCGTTCGGCATTGACGAACACGAAGGCGCAGCGGTACGCGAGAACCTCTCCACGCCCGGAACGTACATGAACCTCCTCACCGGCAGGCGTGGGGGCTGCATCGGCGAGACTTCCATCGTACTGCTGCTGCTCGGCGCCCTGTACCTGTTCGTGAGGAAGGTGCTGGAATGGAGGATCCCCCTGGCCTACCTCGGGGCGGTCGCCCTGTTCGGCTGGATACTCGGCGGCCCCGGATTCCTCGAGGGCGACGCCCTCTTCAGCGTCCTCACCGGCGGCGCGGTGCTGGGCGGCTTCTTCATGGCCACCGACATGGTGACAAGCCCCGTGACCCGCAGGGGCAGGATCATCTTCGGCATCGGCGCCGGCCTCATCACCATCATCATCCGGAGATGGGGCGGCTATCCCGAGGGCTGCTCGTACTCGATCCTCCTCATGAACCTCGCCACACCGCTCATCGACAGGTTCACGAGACCCAGGATGCTCGGGGAGGTGCGGAAACATGCGTGAGATGCTCAAGCTGGGCTTCATACTCATGGCGATGAGCCTGCTCTGCGCGGCCGCCCTCGGCTACGTGAACGGCCAGACCGAGGAGCGCATAGCCGCCCAGAGGGAGCAGGCCAAGGCGGACGCCATGCTCTCCATTTCGGCTTCTCTGGGGGACAGCCTCTCGTTCGATTCCCTCGCCGTGCCGGGCCTCGGGAACCCATACGCCGAGACCGGCCGCGAACTGGCCGTCGTCGAGGTGCTCTCGGGCGGACAGAGGGTCGGCTACGTGTTCACCGCCTACCGCAAGGGCTATTCCAGCGTCGTCGAGACGATGGTCGCCCTGGACACCGCAGGCACCGTGGCCGGAAGCACCATCATCTACCAGTCCGAGACCCCGGGCCTCGGCACGAGGTACGCCTCGCCCGACTGGCTGGGGCAGCTCGCGGGCCTGGACGGCGCCGCGGTCGCCCTCGAGAGGGACGGCGGGGACATCAGCGCCGTGACGGGTGCAACCGTCACAGGCCGGGCCGTCACGGGCTCGGTGGCCGACGGGGTTGCCGCCCTCGGGCAGGCCGGCCTCTTCGGTGACGGAGGTGCGGAATGAGCCTCTGGAAGGACTTCAGCAACGGGTTCTACACCGAGAACCCCATCTTCAGGATCACTCTCGGCATGTGCCCCTTCCTGGCGCTCAGCACGTCGATGGAGAACGCCGTCGGGATGGGGGCGGCGGCCACGTTCGTCCTGATCTGGTCCAACGTGGCCATCTCGGCTCTCCGCAACGTGATACCCGACAAGATCCGCATCCCGTGCTACATCGTCTTCATCGCCACGTTCGTCAGCCTGGTCGACATGGTGATGGCCGCCTACGCGCCGGCCCTCCACAAGTCGCTCGGGATCTACATCCCTCTCATAGTTGTCAACTGCATCATACTTGGCAGGGCCGAGGCGTTCGCCAACAAGAACACCGTCCTCAGCTCCCTGCTCGACGGCATAGGCATGGGGATAGGCTTCACGCTCGCGATGGCCCTGATGGCAACGATCCGCGAGATACTCGGCAGCGGCTCCTGGTACGGGTTCAACATCCTCGGCCAGGCCTACGCGAACCAGCCGATCCTGATAGCCATCCTCCCGCCCGGGGCCTTCGTGCTCATGGGCTTCGTCCTGGCGGCCTTCGCCGTCATCGACCGCAGGAAGGAGCGCGCGGCATGACACACTCGCTGCTGCTCGCATCGGCGGTGGGAGCCGCCTCGCAGGGCGGAGGAAGCAGCTTTGCGCAGGTCATGGGCCTGATCATTGGCGGCATCCTGATAAACAACTATGTGCTGTCGCGCTTCCTCGGCATCTGCCCCTTCCTCGGGGTCTCGAAGCAGCTCGACTCGGCCCTGGGCATGGGCGCCGCGGTGGTCTTCGTGATGGCGATGACGGCCGCGAGCTGCTACGCCCTGTGGCAGCTCCTGCTGGTGCCCCTGCACCTCGAGTACCTGAGCACGATAGTCTTCATCCTCATCATAGCCGCGCTGGTGCAGTTCGTGGAGATGGTGCTGCTCAAGTTCAGCCCGGCGCTCTACAGGGCGCTCGGGATCTACCTCCCGCTCATCACCACCAACTGCGCGGTGCTCGGCGTGGCGGTCCTGAACAAGGACGCTGGCTACAACCTCGGGCTGGGCATCGTGAACGCGGTCGCCGGCGCCCTGGGTTTCGCCCTCGCCCTGATCCTCATGGCCGGGCTCCGGGGGAGGCTCGAGTTCTCGAACACGCCCGACGCCATGAAGGGCAAGCCGATCACGTTCATCCTCGCAGGCGTGATGTCGATAGCCTTCCTGGGCTTCGCAGGGCTGGGGGTGTGACATGACGCTCCAGTCCATCGTCGCCCTTCTCTCGCTGACCTCGCAGACCCCTTCCGCCAGCGACGTGGCCTATCCCGCCGTCCTGCTCGGAGCCACCGGCCTCGTTCTCGGGATCGGGCTGGCAATAGCCGCGAGAAAGCTCGCGGTGAAGAAGGATCCTCTCGTGGAAAAGCTCGAACCCCTCCTGCCGGGCGCCAACTGCGGAGGCTGCGGATTCCCGGGGTGCAGCGGGTTCGCTGCCGCCCTCGCCCGCGGCGAGGCCCAGCCGAACGCCTGCGTGGCCGCCAACCCAGCCACCGTCTCGGCGCTCGCCGGAGCCCTCGGGGTCGAGATTCAGGACTCCGTGAAGAGGATCGCCATGGTGAGATGCAACGGAGGCCACTCGGCCGGAACCGCGTTCGGCTACGACGGTCCGCGGTCGTGTGCGTCCGCCTTCATGGTGATGGGCGGGGAAAAGTCATGCAGGTTCGGATGCCTGGGCATGGGCGACTGCGTGAAGGCCTGTCCGTTCGGGGCGATCCGCATCGGCGAGAACGGCGTCCCCGTCGTGGACGCCGCGAAGTGCACGGGCTGCGGCAAATGCACCAGGACCTGCCCCAAGCGGCTGATACTGCTGTGGCCGGAGAACCGGCAGGTGGTCGTGGCGTGCAGCAACCGTGACAGGGGGCCGACCGCCCGGAAGGCGTGCGCCGTGGCCTGCATCGCCTGCGGCAAGTGCGAGAAGGCGTGCCCGGTCGACGCCATCACGGTGGCCGACAACCTGGCCTCGATCGACCCGGAGAAGTGCATCAACTGCGGGCTGTGTGCCACGGTTTGCCCGACCGGGGCTGTCGTGGACAGAGCTCCGGCCAGGCCCGGGGCCTTCATCGACAACGAGTGCATCGGCTGTAC from Candidatus Fermentibacter sp. includes these protein-coding regions:
- a CDS encoding RnfABCDGE type electron transport complex subunit A: MTHSLLLASAVGAASQGGGSSFAQVMGLIIGGILINNYVLSRFLGICPFLGVSKQLDSALGMGAAVVFVMAMTAASCYALWQLLLVPLHLEYLSTIVFILIIAALVQFVEMVLLKFSPALYRALGIYLPLITTNCAVLGVAVLNKDAGYNLGLGIVNAVAGALGFALALILMAGLRGRLEFSNTPDAMKGKPITFILAGVMSIAFLGFAGLGV
- the rsxC gene encoding electron transport complex subunit RsxC — its product is MTRLRTFPGGAHPDECKELAEKRAVKRIPAPETVRVALCQHLGAPSTPVVKKGDKVTRGQEIGSQNGFISLPTHSPVNGTVAGLEEAPLPHRRSGPVVVISTESEGGGPAFEPWPDFESRTPAELIERIKLAGVCGMGGASFPTYVKLSPPPGKKIDTLLLNGAECEPYLTADHRLMIERTEDVAAGMRILARALCVDDPAVGIEDNKPDAIEAFGKAGIRVEVLRVKYPQGAEKQLIKAVTGREVPVGGLPLDIGVVVQNVGTAAAVAQAVRDGEPSLRRIVTVSGGGVREPGNFDAATGTPFSALIAEAGGYGDDVARLLSGGPMMGLAQFTDAVPVTKGTSGIVALTSKEARRLTEGPCIKCAKCVDACPMKLVPCLIAANSENEKWAAADELGALNCMACGTCSFVCPSDRFLVHYIKRAQDMIRASKRSKEA
- a CDS encoding RnfABCDGE type electron transport complex subunit D, whose protein sequence is MAEARTFQLSMSPHFGSPQSTRRVMYDVVIALLPALAGAVWLFGFGGALLPVLLSVAAAVAAEFVCLRLMGRSTSAALDGSAIVTGILLAYNVPPGVPWWLPVLGSVFAIVVGKQAFGGLGSNLVNPALLGRAFLMASFPVLMTAGWSAPFEWRNPSAGFGTSGIPAAQVSALPEADAVTGATPLRAWKDSFGIDEHEGAAVRENLSTPGTYMNLLTGRRGGCIGETSIVLLLLGALYLFVRKVLEWRIPLAYLGAVALFGWILGGPGFLEGDALFSVLTGGAVLGGFFMATDMVTSPVTRRGRIIFGIGAGLITIIIRRWGGYPEGCSYSILLMNLATPLIDRFTRPRMLGEVRKHA
- a CDS encoding electron transport complex subunit E gives rise to the protein MSLWKDFSNGFYTENPIFRITLGMCPFLALSTSMENAVGMGAAATFVLIWSNVAISALRNVIPDKIRIPCYIVFIATFVSLVDMVMAAYAPALHKSLGIYIPLIVVNCIILGRAEAFANKNTVLSSLLDGIGMGIGFTLAMALMATIREILGSGSWYGFNILGQAYANQPILIAILPPGAFVLMGFVLAAFAVIDRRKERAA
- a CDS encoding RnfABCDGE type electron transport complex subunit B, whose amino-acid sequence is MTLQSIVALLSLTSQTPSASDVAYPAVLLGATGLVLGIGLAIAARKLAVKKDPLVEKLEPLLPGANCGGCGFPGCSGFAAALARGEAQPNACVAANPATVSALAGALGVEIQDSVKRIAMVRCNGGHSAGTAFGYDGPRSCASAFMVMGGEKSCRFGCLGMGDCVKACPFGAIRIGENGVPVVDAAKCTGCGKCTRTCPKRLILLWPENRQVVVACSNRDRGPTARKACAVACIACGKCEKACPVDAITVADNLASIDPEKCINCGLCATVCPTGAVVDRAPARPGAFIDNECIGCTICAKVCPVNAISGEPKSKHAVDRDKCVGCGLCAPKCPKKAIRMLGALSYTREGA
- the nrdR gene encoding transcriptional regulator NrdR → MRCPRCGSMDDRVVDSRIVKEGRATRRRRECLDCGYRYTTYEFIETSYPSVVKKDGRREPFDPAKLEKGIARACEKRPVSAKQVKDIVEKLTAAVAEEFPDEVTSDHIGECVMELLKTVDEVAYVRFASVYRKFRDVAQFREELDGLLRSR
- a CDS encoding FMN-binding protein gives rise to the protein MREMLKLGFILMAMSLLCAAALGYVNGQTEERIAAQREQAKADAMLSISASLGDSLSFDSLAVPGLGNPYAETGRELAVVEVLSGGQRVGYVFTAYRKGYSSVVETMVALDTAGTVAGSTIIYQSETPGLGTRYASPDWLGQLAGLDGAAVALERDGGDISAVTGATVTGRAVTGSVADGVAALGQAGLFGDGGAE